A genomic window from Nicotiana sylvestris chromosome 11, ASM39365v2, whole genome shotgun sequence includes:
- the LOC138881049 gene encoding uncharacterized protein, which produces MPQSTQPISITPESDDKDSLVRNLSEKLKKITSRIQGVEGSKRIEGLNYEDICIQPDVELLEGYKPPKFEMFDGTGDPRVHLRIYCDKLVGVGKDERIRMKLFMRSLKGDALSWYISRDPKKWPNWVSMASDFMDRFRFNTENAPDVFYIQNLKKKPIETFREYATRWRSEAAKVRTNLEEEQMNTFFIRAQEPQYYERLMLIESHKFSDIIKLGERIEEGIKSGMGHTIDECRSLKDKIQVLIDNKIIVAKGPAPNVRNKPLLDHKGGGVHMIEIEDDWDPEGVDRIDHRR; this is translated from the exons atgccacagtccacccaacccatctcaattacacccgagtctgatgataaagactcgctcGTCAGGAACCTGTCTGAAAAACTTAAGAAAATTACTAGCCGAATCCAAGGCGTCGAAGGAAGCAAGAGAATTGAGGGTTTAAACTATGAAGATatctgcatacaaccagatgttgaGCTActggaggggtacaaacctccgaagtttgagatgtttgacggtacaggtgatccgagggtccatttgagaataTATTGTGACAAGCtagtcggagtagggaaagacgaaaggatccgcatgaagcttttcatgaggagtctgaaaggagatgctctatcttggtacattagccgaGACCCAAAGAAATGGccaaactgggtgagtatggcgtccgatttcatggacaggttcaggttcaacacagaaaatgcgccagatgtgttctacattcagaacctaaagaagaaacccatagaaacattccgtgagtatgctactcgctggagatccGAAGCTGCTAAAGTCAGAACTAACTTAGAGGAAGAACAGATGAACACATTCTTCATCCGGGCTCAGGAACCGCAGTATTACGAGCGACTAATGTTGATTGAaagccataaattttctgacatcatcaagctgggtgagaggatcgaagagggcatcaaaagcggtatg ggacacaccatcgacgaatgtcgttctctgaaagacaagatccaggttctgattgacaacaaaattattgtaGCAAAGGGacctgctccaaatgtccgcaataaacctctgctagaccataagggtggaggcgttcatatgatcgaaatagaggatgattgggatcctgaGGGGGTTGATCGGATTGATCATAGAAGGTGA